In Carnobacterium sp. CP1, the following are encoded in one genomic region:
- a CDS encoding Crp/Fnr family transcriptional regulator yields the protein MDKRKSISHHTCECACKAKKQYCIQTVPIFQSLTAEQMGKVHSLIHRKQFFHGEMIYRPGEIADSFYFLKSGKLRVYRLSETGKEQLVRMVNQNEFTGELALFKKGVYEAFAQAQSDCSICAIRHEDFRELLLEHPSISIEMLGAITNRLSTSEQQTAWATTETVRNRLLHFLMSLVDSAEKEPIVELNMAKKDLASYLGTTSESLSRELTWLEKEKIIEEIAYGKFKLLNIL from the coding sequence ATGGACAAAAGAAAATCAATATCTCATCATACTTGTGAATGTGCATGCAAAGCTAAAAAACAATACTGTATACAGACTGTTCCTATATTCCAATCCTTAACAGCTGAACAAATGGGAAAGGTTCATTCCTTAATCCACCGAAAACAATTCTTCCATGGAGAGATGATTTATCGTCCTGGAGAAATAGCTGATTCCTTTTATTTTTTAAAAAGCGGGAAATTACGTGTGTACCGTTTATCAGAAACAGGAAAAGAACAATTAGTACGAATGGTTAATCAAAATGAATTTACTGGAGAATTGGCTTTATTCAAGAAAGGCGTTTATGAAGCCTTTGCGCAAGCGCAATCAGATTGTTCTATTTGTGCAATTAGACATGAAGATTTCCGTGAGCTACTATTAGAACATCCAAGTATCTCTATTGAAATGCTAGGTGCCATTACCAACAGGTTGAGTACTTCTGAACAACAAACTGCTTGGGCAACAACTGAAACGGTTAGAAACAGATTGCTGCACTTTTTAATGAGCTTGGTTGATTCTGCAGAAAAAGAGCCCATTGTTGAATTAAACATGGCTAAAAAAGATTTGGCTTCTTACTTAGGAACAACTTCTGAATCGTTAAGCCGAGAGTTGACCTGGTTAGAAAAAGAAAAAATCATTGAAGAAATTGCATATGGGAAATTTAAATTGTTAAACATTTTATAA
- a CDS encoding ABC transporter ATP-binding protein codes for MKNNSNVKPAVSPLKTLKRILSYATKQYKVRILIVIVSIIISAATNAIGISFTKTLIDDYIAPLLTQETPDFSNLARIISLMALLYLTGALFTYIFNRTMVTVSQGILKDIRDELFTHMESLPIRYFDSNATGDIMSHYTNDIDTLRQMISQSIPQIFSALITILSIIIAMFIINIPMTLVVLSMIGVMIAVVRTIGSKSSRYFSIQQAALGTLNGYIEEMIEGQKVVKVFNHEEEAIADFSDLNENLRENATKANTYANILMPIMGNIGNFMYLLTAVIGSIFSITGITTLTVGSIASFVQFTKSISMPVSQISQQFNAIILSLAGAERIFKLLAEKPEEDTGTIELVNITKSVDGKIEESRQRTGEWAWKQTTADHEVAYTELTGDVRFNGVTFGYNPNKTILHNINLFAKPGQKIAFVGATGAGKTTITNLINRFYDIQEGTITYDGIDVKKIKKDALRKSLGIVLQDTHLFSGTIKDNIRYGRLDATDEEVEAAAKLVNADFFIRQLPHGYDTELTGDGGSLSQGQRQLLAIARAAVANPPVLILDEATSSIDTRTESVVQSGMDALMKGRTVFVIAHRLSTVRNSDAIMVMEQGRIIERGNHEELIAQEGEYYQLYTGAFEMN; via the coding sequence TTGAAGAATAACTCGAACGTGAAACCAGCTGTTAGTCCATTAAAAACACTTAAAAGAATTCTTTCATATGCAACGAAGCAATATAAAGTACGGATACTCATCGTAATTGTCAGTATTATCATTAGTGCAGCAACCAATGCAATTGGAATCAGCTTTACGAAAACATTGATTGACGACTATATTGCTCCTCTTCTTACTCAAGAAACGCCTGATTTTTCAAATCTAGCACGTATTATTAGTCTAATGGCACTATTGTATTTGACCGGTGCCCTTTTCACCTATATTTTTAATCGTACAATGGTGACTGTATCGCAGGGAATCTTAAAAGACATTCGGGATGAACTGTTTACGCATATGGAATCTTTGCCGATTCGTTACTTTGATAGCAATGCGACAGGTGATATTATGAGTCATTACACGAATGATATTGATACGCTAAGACAGATGATCAGCCAATCGATTCCGCAAATTTTTTCTGCACTGATTACGATTTTATCAATTATTATTGCGATGTTCATTATTAATATACCGATGACGTTGGTTGTCTTATCTATGATAGGTGTGATGATTGCCGTTGTTCGTACGATCGGTAGTAAAAGCAGCCGTTACTTCTCTATTCAACAAGCTGCATTGGGAACATTGAATGGCTATATAGAAGAAATGATTGAAGGCCAAAAGGTCGTTAAAGTCTTTAACCATGAAGAAGAGGCAATTGCTGATTTTAGTGATTTGAATGAAAACCTAAGAGAAAATGCTACGAAAGCCAATACCTATGCCAATATCTTAATGCCGATCATGGGAAATATTGGGAATTTTATGTATTTATTAACGGCTGTAATAGGATCCATTTTTTCGATTACAGGAATCACGACGCTGACAGTAGGAAGTATCGCGTCGTTTGTTCAATTCACGAAAAGCATTAGCATGCCTGTATCGCAAATTTCGCAACAGTTTAATGCGATCATCTTGTCGTTAGCGGGTGCAGAACGTATTTTTAAACTATTAGCTGAAAAACCTGAAGAAGACACTGGAACAATTGAGTTAGTTAATATCACTAAAAGTGTTGACGGGAAAATCGAAGAATCCAGACAACGCACAGGTGAATGGGCATGGAAACAAACGACTGCTGATCACGAGGTTGCTTATACGGAATTAACGGGAGATGTGCGCTTTAACGGTGTAACGTTTGGGTATAATCCCAATAAAACGATTCTTCACAATATTAATCTATTTGCAAAACCCGGTCAAAAGATTGCGTTTGTTGGGGCAACTGGAGCTGGAAAAACAACGATCACCAATTTGATCAATCGCTTCTATGATATTCAAGAAGGGACCATCACTTATGATGGCATTGATGTCAAAAAAATCAAAAAAGATGCTTTAAGAAAATCATTGGGTATTGTATTGCAAGACACGCATTTATTCTCAGGAACGATCAAAGACAATATTCGTTACGGCAGATTAGATGCCACCGATGAAGAAGTTGAAGCAGCTGCAAAATTAGTCAATGCTGACTTCTTTATCAGACAATTGCCGCATGGTTACGATACTGAATTAACAGGTGATGGCGGCTCGCTTTCTCAAGGACAAAGGCAATTGCTCGCAATCGCCAGAGCTGCAGTAGCAAATCCGCCAGTTCTGATTCTTGATGAAGCAACTTCAAGTATTGATACGCGGACGGAATCGGTTGTTCAAAGCGGAATGGATGCCTTAATGAAGGGAAGAACGGTATTTGTGATTGCCCACCGGCTTTCAACAGTTCGCAATTCAGATGCGATTATGGTGATGGAACAAGGACGAATCATTGAAAGAGGAAACCATGAAGAGTTGATTGCTCAAGAAGGAGAGTATTATCAATTATATACCGGTGCATTTGAAATGAATTAA
- a CDS encoding ABC transporter ATP-binding protein, whose amino-acid sequence MYKTLMKSLRQYKKPAYLTMLFMALEVAVEIFIPFLMAKIIDRGLMERDIAYILKIGSLMFVMACFSMLFGVLAGKFSSDAAVGLSTNLRQDIYENIQTFAFDNIDKYSSSSLITRLTTDITNIQMAFQMVLKTIIRSPFMIAFAFAMASYTNLKLSLTILIIVPIVAFILIGLIYRVHPYFIEVFKKYDRLNQTVQEDINGVRVVKSFVREEKEIEKFKKASEDIKSLFMKAEKIIAFNAPVMQIAIYSCLLLVYWFGAKYVVGGTMSTGELTSFITYMMQILTSIMMISMIFVMIVISEASVERVAEVLNEKATLSNPEKPLTTIENGDIEFKNVQFKYNKRSEEADLSQINLTIKSGETIGIIGGTGSGKSTLIQLIPRLYDATEGEVYVSGHDVKDYDLVTLRDQIAMVLQKNTLFSGTIIENLRWGDKEASEEEVQRVAKLAQADDFVQAFPDNYETVLDQGGSNVSGGQKQRLTIARALLKQPKILILDDSTSAVDTKTDAYIRKAFTEEIPNTTKIIVAQRISSIQDADRIIVLEEGKIDGIGTHEELLENNMIYKEVFDSQVKGGTIVEE is encoded by the coding sequence ATGTATAAAACATTAATGAAATCATTGCGGCAATATAAGAAACCTGCCTATTTGACCATGCTGTTTATGGCCTTAGAAGTTGCTGTGGAAATCTTCATTCCTTTTCTTATGGCAAAGATTATTGATAGAGGGTTGATGGAAAGGGATATAGCGTATATTTTGAAAATAGGTTCATTAATGTTTGTGATGGCCTGTTTTTCCATGCTGTTTGGAGTATTGGCCGGAAAATTTTCTTCCGATGCGGCAGTAGGACTTTCAACGAATCTTCGTCAAGATATCTACGAAAATATTCAAACCTTTGCATTTGATAACATTGACAAATATTCCTCATCTAGTCTGATTACAAGACTCACAACAGATATTACGAATATTCAAATGGCTTTTCAAATGGTACTAAAAACTATTATTCGCTCGCCATTCATGATTGCATTTGCATTTGCAATGGCATCTTATACAAATTTGAAATTATCTTTGACCATTCTCATCATTGTTCCTATTGTAGCGTTCATTTTGATCGGTCTTATCTATCGTGTGCATCCTTATTTTATAGAAGTTTTCAAAAAATATGATCGATTAAATCAAACCGTACAAGAAGATATTAATGGAGTGCGTGTGGTGAAATCGTTCGTTCGTGAAGAGAAAGAAATTGAAAAATTTAAAAAAGCTTCTGAGGATATTAAATCTCTATTTATGAAGGCAGAAAAAATTATTGCTTTTAATGCTCCGGTGATGCAGATCGCTATTTATTCTTGTTTGCTCCTTGTTTATTGGTTTGGGGCCAAGTATGTTGTCGGCGGAACAATGAGTACGGGTGAGTTAACGAGTTTTATTACTTACATGATGCAAATCTTAACGAGTATTATGATGATTTCCATGATTTTTGTGATGATCGTTATTTCTGAAGCTTCGGTAGAACGGGTTGCTGAAGTTCTGAATGAAAAAGCGACATTGTCAAATCCAGAAAAGCCGCTTACGACAATTGAAAATGGCGACATTGAATTTAAAAATGTTCAGTTTAAATACAATAAACGATCAGAAGAGGCAGATTTAAGTCAGATTAATTTAACCATCAAGTCTGGTGAAACGATAGGGATCATTGGTGGAACGGGTAGTGGAAAGAGTACACTTATTCAGTTGATTCCCAGATTATATGATGCAACTGAAGGAGAAGTATACGTTTCAGGACATGATGTAAAAGACTATGATTTAGTGACGTTGCGTGACCAAATTGCAATGGTATTGCAAAAGAACACATTATTCTCAGGAACGATCATTGAAAATTTGAGATGGGGAGACAAAGAAGCTTCTGAAGAAGAAGTTCAACGAGTTGCCAAATTAGCTCAAGCAGATGATTTTGTTCAAGCCTTTCCAGATAACTATGAAACGGTGTTGGATCAAGGTGGTTCGAATGTTTCCGGTGGTCAGAAACAGCGGTTGACGATTGCGCGCGCATTATTAAAACAACCTAAAATCCTAATTTTAGACGATTCGACCAGTGCAGTAGATACAAAAACAGATGCTTATATTCGAAAAGCATTTACAGAAGAAATTCCGAATACAACAAAAATCATTGTGGCACAGCGCATTTCTTCCATTCAGGATGCTGATCGCATTATCGTATTAGAAGAAGGCAAGATCGATGGCATTGGGACACACGAAGAATTGTTGGAAAACAATATGATCTATAAAGAAGTATTCGATTCTCAAGTAAAGGGAGGGACGATAGTTGAAGAATAA
- a CDS encoding MarR family winged helix-turn-helix transcriptional regulator yields MDHQLSEEYIDACMCAKQTIQFLPEPPLEVQKRHIYIIKTLYNLSIKLDEVRISDIAETIGVTLPSITKNITTLEKQGYINKEANKEDKRVVNIRLTKKGLALHQKMVYDFHHKNSQILEEVPDEDIRLTIKTIYRIHDLMERAHLLN; encoded by the coding sequence ATGGATCATCAACTATCGGAAGAATATATTGATGCCTGTATGTGTGCAAAACAAACGATACAGTTTTTGCCTGAGCCGCCTCTTGAAGTACAAAAGAGGCATATTTATATCATCAAAACATTGTATAACTTGTCAATAAAGTTGGATGAAGTACGCATCAGTGACATTGCTGAGACAATTGGGGTAACGTTGCCGAGTATTACTAAGAATATCACAACGTTAGAAAAACAGGGTTATATCAATAAAGAAGCAAACAAAGAAGATAAGCGAGTGGTAAATATTCGATTAACTAAAAAGGGGTTAGCGTTGCATCAAAAAATGGTCTACGATTTTCATCACAAAAATAGTCAGATTTTAGAAGAAGTTCCGGATGAAGACATCCGCTTGACGATCAAAACGATTTACCGAATACATGATCTAATGGAGCGAGCACATTTGCTCAATTAA
- a CDS encoding class I SAM-dependent methyltransferase: protein MKNYDHSHHKGNFEKKVASLDNAKRREEFPPEQLLKQFPINANDTILDIGAGTGFLTIPAAKATDGLVYALDIDPKMLQIIRSKADEEGLKNIRTIKEEMKDLPLSANSMDIVLASLVLHEINPLPEILQFINQVLKTKGTFVCVELEKEENSSQHHPRIASTEMEQQLNRAGFEVTKKYHPTDAIYVIIAQKKD, encoded by the coding sequence ATGAAAAACTATGACCACTCACATCATAAGGGTAATTTTGAAAAGAAAGTCGCGTCTCTAGACAATGCAAAAAGAAGAGAGGAATTCCCGCCAGAACAGTTGCTGAAACAATTTCCAATCAACGCTAACGACACTATTTTAGATATAGGGGCAGGAACGGGATTTTTAACGATACCGGCTGCTAAAGCAACTGATGGTCTGGTCTATGCTCTTGATATAGATCCTAAAATGTTGCAGATCATCCGTTCTAAGGCTGATGAAGAAGGACTTAAAAATATACGAACCATTAAAGAAGAAATGAAAGATTTGCCTTTATCAGCCAATTCAATGGATATTGTTTTAGCTTCGTTAGTCCTGCATGAGATAAATCCTTTACCTGAGATATTACAGTTCATCAACCAAGTCCTTAAAACAAAGGGCACATTTGTATGTGTGGAATTAGAAAAAGAGGAAAATTCAAGTCAGCATCACCCAAGAATAGCTTCAACTGAAATGGAACAACAGCTAAACCGAGCAGGGTTTGAAGTAACCAAGAAATATCATCCGACAGATGCTATTTACGTTATCATTGCTCAAAAGAAAGACTAA
- a CDS encoding RrF2 family transcriptional regulator has translation MKYSKATDNALHTMVYLMTLPEGDMIGVQSLAETQRLSPTYLSKILTKLAKAGLVESTRGVKGGYRVSKPKDNITFLDVIKAIEGDSSLFSCSINHNQGCMIEDVMIKAEQNMKDELEHNYLIDIVSKMEEKHMHKNK, from the coding sequence ATGAAATACTCAAAAGCTACTGATAATGCATTGCACACAATGGTGTATTTAATGACTTTGCCTGAAGGAGATATGATAGGGGTTCAGAGCCTAGCGGAAACACAAAGACTTTCGCCAACCTATTTGTCAAAGATATTAACGAAACTTGCTAAAGCTGGATTAGTAGAATCGACACGGGGAGTTAAGGGAGGATATCGAGTCTCTAAACCAAAAGATAACATCACATTTTTAGATGTCATAAAAGCAATTGAAGGAGACTCTAGTTTGTTCAGTTGTTCTATAAACCATAATCAAGGCTGCATGATTGAGGATGTCATGATAAAAGCAGAACAAAATATGAAAGACGAACTTGAGCATAACTATCTCATTGATATCGTCTCTAAAATGGAAGAAAAGCATATGCATAAAAACAAATAA